A region from the Acomys russatus chromosome 24, mAcoRus1.1, whole genome shotgun sequence genome encodes:
- the LOC127207169 gene encoding olfactory receptor 5M3: MLNFTDVTEFILLGLTSRKELQVLFFVIFLVVYIITMVGNIGMMILIKISPQLSSPMYFFLSHLSFVDVWFSSNVTPKMLENLLSKTKTISYPGCLVQCFFFIALVHVEIFILAVMAFDRYMAIGKPLLYGSKMSRAVCIRLISFPYTYGFLTSLAATLWTYGLYFCGKTEINHFYCADPPLIKMACAGTFVKEYTMIILAGINFTYSLSVVIISYLFIVTAILRMRSAEGRRKAFSTCGSHLTAVVIFYGTLIFMYLRRPTEESVEQGKMVAVFYTTVIPMLNPMIYSLRNKDVKEALDKVITKKLLTK, from the coding sequence ATGCTTAATTTCACTGATGTGACTGAATTCATTCTTTTGGGCTTAACCAGTAGAAAAGAATTACAAGTTCTCTTTTTCGTGATTTTCCTTGTGGTCTATATCATAACAATGGTGGGCAACATTGGCATGATGATATTAATTAAGATCAGCCCACAGCTGAGCAGCCCAATGTACTTTTTCCTGAGCCATTTGTCATTTGTTGACGTGTGGTTTTCTTCCAATGTCACCCCTAAAATGCTGGAGAACTTGCtgtcaaagacaaaaacaatttcCTACCCTGGCTGCTTGGTACAGTGCTTCTTCTTCATTGCCCTTGTGCATGTGGAAATCTTCATTCTTGCTGTGATGGCCTTTGACCGGTACATGGCAATTGGGAAGCCTCTGCTGTATGGGAGCAAAATGTCAAGGGCTGTCTGCATCCGACTGATTTCTTTCCCCTACACATACGGGTTTCTGACCAGTCTGGCTGCCACATTATGGACTTATGGCTTGTACTTCTGTGGGAAGACTGAGATCAACCACTTCTACTGTGCAGATCCACCCCTGATCAAGATGGCCTGTGCGGGGACTTTTGTCAAAGAGTATACCATGATCATCCTTGCAGGCATTAACTTCACATACTCACTTTCTGTTGTCATCATCTCCTACCTGTTCATTGTCACTGCCATTCTCAGGATGCGCTCAGCAGAAGGGAGGCGCAAGGCATTTTCCACCTGCGGCTCTCACCTCACAGCGGTGGTAATATTTTATGGCACTCTCATTTTCATGTATCTCAGGCGACCCACTGAGGAGTCAGTGGAGCAAGGAAAGATGGTGGCTGTGTTCTACACCACAGTGATCCCAATGCTGAACCCCATGATCTACAGTCTGCGGAACAAGGATGTCAAGGAAGCCTTGGACAAAGTGATTACCAAGAaattattaacaaaataa
- the LOC127207284 gene encoding olfactory receptor 1038-like yields MDEKNTTTVTEFILLGFAVHRKIEIILFLLILLVYSLTLVGNVGMISLIRMDSRLHTPMYFFLSNLAFVDLCYSSSVAPKFLETLLTNRKSISFYACATQLGFFLYFLISEMFLLAVMAYDRYVAICNPLLYMVVMSQKVCLRLVMGPYFYSFAVAMLHTVVTFQLIYCGPNIINHFYCDDVPLMALACSDTSLKEILIFIFAGFNMISSLTTVLISYLYIVAAILRIQSTEGRFKAFSTCASHLTAVTIFYGTLIFMYLQPKSSHSLDTDKMASVFYTIVIPMLNPMIYSLRNQEVKNALRKALEKCYVLPLLHLKKGIS; encoded by the coding sequence ATGGACGAGAAGAACACCACCACTGTGACAGAATtcattctcttagggtttgcagtaCATAGAAAGATAGAAATCATCCTCTTTCTGCTCATTCTTCTGGTCTACAGTCTGACTTTGGTGGGAAATGTAGGAATGATTTCATTAATCAGGATGGATTCTAGACTTCACACAccaatgtacttcttcctcagtaACCTGGCCTTTGTAGACCTTTGTTACTCCTCTTCAGTAGCCCCCAAGTTCCTGGAGACTCTCCTCACTAATAGAAAGTCTATATCTTTCTATGCCTGTGCAACCCAGCTCGGATTTTTTCTGTACTTTTTGATTTCAGAGATGTTTCTCCTTGCAGTGATGGcttatgaccgctatgtggccatttGCAATCCTCTACTGTACATGGTGGTCATGTCACAGAAGGTATGCCTCCGACTTGTAATGGGCCCCTACTTTTACAGCTTTGCTGTTGCAATGCTTCACACAGTAGTTACTTTCCAATTGATTTACTGTGGCCCCAATATTATCAATCACTTTTATTGTGATGATGTCCCTTTAATGGCTCTTGCCTGCTCAGACACAAGCCTCAAGGAGATTCTGATATTCATCTTTGCTGGATTCAACATGATCAGTTCTCTGACCACTGTCCTGATTTCTTACTTATACATTGTGGCTGCTATCTTGAGAATCCAATCCACAGAAGGGAGATTCAAAGCCTTCTCAACATGTGCTTCTCATCTCACTGCTGTGACTATATTTTATGGAACACTTATTTTCATGTATCTGCAGCCCAAATCAAGCCATTCCCTTGACACAGACAAGATGGCCTCAGTGTTTTATACAATTGTTATCCCTATGCTCAATCCCATGATCTACAGCTTAAGGAACCAAGAAGTAAAAAATGCTCTAAGAAAAGCCCTTGAAAAATGCTATGTGCTACCTCTACTGCACCTCAAGAAAGGGATTTCCTGA
- the LOC127207344 gene encoding olfactory receptor 5M9 — MPNFTDVTEFLLLGLTRRQEFRVIFFVLFLVVYMVTLLGNIGMIALISVSAQLQSPMYFFLSHLSFVDVLFSSNVTPKMLENLLSRTKTISYVGCLVQCYFFIALVHVEVYILAVMAFDRYMAICNPLLYSSKMSRTVCVRLISVPYVYGFSVSLICTLWTYGLYFCGNVEINHFYCADPPLIKIACGGVHIKEYTMIVIAGINFTYSLSVVLISYLLIVVAVLRMHSAEGRRKAFSTCGSHLTAVSMFYGTLIFMYLRRPTEESVEQGKMVAVFYTTVIPMLNPMIYSLRNKDVKEAVNKIIVRANLRK; from the coding sequence ATGCCAAACTTCACGGATGTAACTGAATTTCTTCTCTTGGGGTTGACAAGGCGCCAGGAATTCCGGGTTATCTTTTTTGTGTTGTTCTTGGTTGTTTACATGGTCACTCTGTTGGGCAACATTGGCATGATAGCTTTGATTAGCGTCAGCGCTCAGCTTCAGAGTCCCATGTACTTTTTCCTAAGTCATTTGTCCTTTGTGGATGTGCTGTTCTCTTCCAATGTCACCCCCAAAATGCTGGAAAACTTATTATCAAGAACAAAAACCATTTCTTATGTGGGATGCCTGGTACAGTGCTACTTTTTCATTGCCCTGGTTCACGTAGAGGTCTATATTCTGGCCGTGATGGCCTTCGATCGCTACATGGCCATCTGCAACCCTTTGCTCTACAGCAGCAAGATGTCCAGGACTGTCTGTGTCCGCCTCATCTCTGTGCCTTATGTCTATGGGTTCTCTGTGAGTCTGATTTGCACTCTGTGGACGTATGGCTTATACTTCTGTGGAAATGTTGAAATCAACCACTTCTACTGCGCTGATCCTCCTCTCATCAAGATTGCCTGTGGAGGAGTGCACATCAAAGAGTACACGATGATTGTTATTGCTGGAATCAACTTCACATATTCTTTGTCAGTGGTTCTCATTTCATACCTGCTTATCGTAGTCGCCGTGTTACGTATGCACTCTGCcgaaggaaggagaaaggcatTCTCCACCTGTGGTTCCCACCTGacagctgtttccatgttttacGGAACTCTTATATTCATGTATCTCAGGAGGCCAACGGAGGAGTCTGTGGAGCAGGGGAAAATGGTGGCTGTGTTTTATACCACTGTGATTCCTATGCTGAACCCCATGATCTACAGTCTCAGGAACAAAGACGTGAAAGAAGCAGTCAACAAGATAATTGTCAGGGCAaacttaaggaaataa